A stretch of DNA from Oreochromis aureus strain Israel breed Guangdong linkage group 23, ZZ_aureus, whole genome shotgun sequence:
TTATTTCAACTGATATCTTCCATTTTTTTTGTGATGGTGTTTCTAAGAAGATTGTCCCTCCAGGTCTCCCAGTGAGTACGTGTCAGCCATAGTGCAGCTCTGTGACCTGGTAGCACAGCGGCAGCACAACATTTTACATCACTGGGACTGGATTTACTGGAAGACTCAGCAGGGGAAACTGTTCAAACAAACCTTAAATATTGTACACAGGTAATGCTCTGACCTTCTGATATTTGTTATACAAGTTATGTAGGAAGCTGCAGGCATCATGAATTTTAGTCTGCTTTATTCTGGTTTGCAGATTCAGCAGGGATGTGGTTCAGAAGAGACGTGCCCTTCACAAAAAACAGAGGGAGATAATAACACAATCTGTTGCCCCGACATCACAGAGGAGGAAAGATTTTGTGGACATTCTACTGCTGACAAGGGTAGGACAGAGGGACTCTGAGGAGCATATCGTCCTATTCCTAATCCCAATATAGCATCTGCTGAAGTGTCTGTAAAACCGTGAGTGGGCCGGACAGTTTCACAACACCCACGGGAACACAAACTTCCAGTCAGCATCTATAAAACTTTAAGCTGCTGTCAGAGAAGTGTAAAGTGAAGAAAGTATTTTAAAACAAGGGATGATGATCCACTTCCAGACTCATTTAATATGAGCTATTACTGAGACAGTTCTGAAATAATCACATATGTGTTAAGTTTTGTTTATACGAGACATAGCACCTCAACTTGCAGAGTGCAGATAATAAGCCTGCATTAGTGCAGATTTAGCATTACACAGCTTTATATCCCACTGACAATAAGGACTACAGGGACTGGAACAGTTAATGTCCAACATACGTGCAATCTTAGTGAAAGGGTGTCGACGTTGGTCTCAGAGTGAGTAAATAGTTAAAGGTAGATTTAAAAAGTGAAGGAGAACatctaaaaatgtatttcatttttGGGACTTTATCAGTGTTACTGATGTCTGTGTTGAAGGACGAAGACGGACGAGGCCTAACAGATGAGGAGATACAAGCTGAAGCCAACACCTTCATGTTTGCAGGTGAGACGCTACTCTGACACCAACTTTTGTGGTCAGATGTAAAAACGACACTATAATGTTAACTGCTGCTATACACTAGGATGAGCATGTGTCTTTAGAGTTGCAGCTCACAGTTTGTTGTCCTTCAGATGTCTCAACAATTGGTAAATCTTCCTTCGTCTACTGCAGGTCATGACACAACAGCCAGTGCCATCTGCTGGATGCTGTATAATTTAGCACGCCATGAACACTATCAGGAAAAAtgcagacaggaagtgatgGACCTGATGGAGGGACGAGATGGACAAGAAATCAAGTGGTCAGAGAATACAAATGCCAACAACATTATTTGCAGTTTCAAATGGTTACATATGAAtattatctcagtgcactgaCATATCTTAATTTTAAGGGAGGATCTGTCCAACCTTCCCTTCACCACCATGTGCATCAAAGAGAGCCTCAGACTCCACACTCCTGTACAGGCTGTATCACGGAGTTACACCCAGGACATGGTGCTGCCAGGAAATCGAACAGTCCCAGCGGGTGAGAGTCAAAGCTCTCTTTCAAGATTTCTAAATAGATTTTAGAGGTTAAAGAGCTGTGTCTTGTCATGAATCATACTCAACTTTATTCAATACTTCATTTGTGAGACCGTATGTTAAAGGATCACGCCAACAGTTGGTGACCGATAGAGATTGATGCTGTAAAGGGAAACTTAAACTTTTTCTTGTGAAACAGGTACAGTCTGCCTGGTCAGCATTTACGGAACACACCACAACCCTATTGTTTGGACAAACCCAAATGTAAGCACTTGGTAACATAATCTACATTTCTACAAACCTATTGTGTGTTTAACCTTTCCCATTTGCTCCCTAACCAGGAGTTTGATCCCCATCGATTTGACCCAGGCAACAAAATGAGCCAAGCTTCTCATGCCTTCATCCCCTTCTCTTCAGGCCCCAGGTTCAGTTTTAGCCTTAATCCAAATAGTACAACTAGGAAATGGATTGGTTAAAATATAACAAGTATGTCTTTACAGGAACTGCATTGGTCAGAAATTCGCCATGACAGAGCTTCAAGTTGTAGTGGCCCTGACCCTTCTCAGGTTTCGACTGACCCCAGGGGTGAACCCTGAACTCGGGAGCAGCAGAGTTCGCCGTCTTCCCCAAATTGTCCTGCGTGCAGAGGGAGGCCTGTGGCTGCAGCTGGAGCCTCTGAACACACTCAGACTGAACAAACAGTCAGAGGAATGATCCACAAAGATAATACTTGAACttaatttttaataaagtgTCAAGAAAAGATCAGCTAGAAAGTGAAACTTGACATTGACATTAAAACTACAGCAGACCTGTCTAAgaattttgtttgcattttgttattgtgctttaagaaaaaaggaaaagctttCTCTTTATGGGGCAAATGTGCACAGATAGTCTTGCAAATATTTATTCTTCCTGAAAACTTAAGAAAGTTTAGTCTGCTATATTCCATTCGATGTATTCAAAATCTTCTGCTTCCACAATcacctgtgtttttatttccacaATAACGTCATGAAAACATAATGAGCCACATAATTATCACTTGATTCATTATGAGTCTTTCAAGTTTAAAAGGTGTACAGGTTTTCCACTGTCATAATTTATCACCCTGACTATGTGATCAACACAGTGCTTGCCTTGCTTGTCCTCATGCATTAattcagtggttcccaaagtgtggggcccgccccctagggggggcgcagagctattgcagggggggcgcggcatgaaaagggaaaaaaacacaaaaacaacgcttggacactgctagcacgaggcgcccacacaaacgcaaagcaggagatgaagcatagctgaatacgtttccaaaccaacttcattctaagccaaagactagaaaatatggtgaagcacatcttccctttggtttcacctgcacaagtgctgaggtaggtctccctgcagaattagttttccctgcatcgggagcagctctgggctgttcaaatcacggacaaacagtatcccacagttctttatgtttttgaacccattttgtagagggtttttttgaaaaatgtattgatagcaatgttgaacattattacacaggaaaaaaaaacaactacatgtaaaataattacaccgtgatgcctctgcctttctaaatgcagggacagtaatggcctgtatatgtaagcgtgtaaaacctgcagagtcagattaacagtattttgtctctatctgccattcatctcatgtaaacaataacgtggcgcacagtgtaacgtgaaaaaggcacatacctttgacattgcgtgacaaactctgtattccttgtccacacgtaagcataaaaaaaaaggagttttaaaaatctccgttctcggtgattcgacacgccgtttacatgtgccGAAACAGCTGCTGCGTTCAAAAATACCGGTGTAGGTGCGGAgggagcgtaaaagagttagtagtttattttcttactacctgtaatttattgcagattatttgtatttgcttaattgtttaataaatgtttgaggtgtgaaataaaccgcaatggagcaaaatatgggtgtgtgtggttgaaggatgtgtttgtgcgtgtgcgtgtggcATGCTGCAGGGGgtggggcgcgaacatttttcttgttaaacaaggggggcccagcaaaaaaagtttgggaaccactgcattaATTCATCTGATTCTGCCATTAAAGAATTTCAGTCTATTAGAAATAAAGGATGGACAGGCTGTGGCTCTGGACTAATCTCTTTTAGAGTCTGAATTCTATGGAGTTCTACTGCATCTTCCAAAAAATAAAGCCCCAGGTCCACATGGTTTTCCAACAGAGTTTTACAAATATTGGCCTGTGCTAGTgcccactttaaaaaaaaatgataactcAAATTCAGAATGACCACACACTATGCTCAAACATATACTGTGCCATCATTAGTCTCTTTCTTAAACCAGACAAACACCCTATATTTCATACAACTACTGCTCAGTCTTACtcattaataattaaaatgagtcttaaaatcatttgcaaagtTCTTTCcagaagagtagaaaaacaaaaaaagtagaaaaagtcACTTCATTAAAATACATCCCAACCAAACAGGTTTCATCAAAGCTAGACATTCAGCCAATAATACACACAGACTTATTGTGTAATAGACTACTGTTCCTTTAACAAATTACACAggatcacagaaaaaaaattgtctgCTACTTGCTACAGCTACTTCCGGTATTTCATGTGTCTTATACTAAATCGAGTGTGCTGAGTCCAGATCTATAGTCAGATTTTGCCTAGGACATCAGGTTCTGAGGTTTTACATGGTATCATTGGCTATTTATAGAGATGCGAGAAAGTAATTTTATATTCCTTATACAGCCACTGTACATAACTAAATTTTGCTTCAAAACTGTGAGAGACTACAAAAACTTGTCCACATTAACAAACGTGAACAAGTTCACTTGAGTGGTTATGCAAAGCACATAGACTGTTGAAAAAGTGCTTTAGGCACTTGTGAGTTTTTGCTGTTGACCGCTGCAGAAACCAGCAGTAGTCACCCATCATGTTGGGTTGTCTCCATGGTGGCAATAACCTGGTTGAACCGTTCTCCATGTTCATCACTCACATCACCCAAATTTGAAGTGAAAAAATCCAGATGagaatgcaagaaatgcattttgAGTGACATTCGGCAGCCGAGTTGCCGATATGCAACTTAAAAGTTCAGCGCAGTTTCCAGCCTGATGGCTCTCAAGAAagttttgcacaactagcacaagtGAATCCCAAGCAGCGAGTTCAAGCGTGTTCCGCATTATTTTGCAGATTTCAGGACTAACAAAAATTCCTGCTTTTAGCTTGGCATCCGTTTTGATTTTTCCAAACCTATCCTTCAGATACTGGAAACCATTTCCACTACAATCCATTACCACAGCAAAGATTTTCATTAGGCCCAGTTTAAAGTGAAGTACTGGAAGGTACACTTTCAGTGGATCAATCAGTGATGCATGTAGCACATTGTATCAGCCAACAGTATGCTCAACTCTGGATGGCCATTGTTCACTTTGTAATGATTGCTATCATCACAACTGTTCCATAGACACAGCAAACGGCATTGCCTTTCTCTTGCCattgagccactgtgtgaggcCATAGTAGCACACAGTGCAGCAGCTGTGAGGTGCCCAGCTTTTGTCTTAATCCCTAACTTTACACCCGAAATAATACTTGCAAGCAACTGTCACTATCTTCATCAGGTTTTCGTACTGATCGCATGAGGTGTGTTTACCACAATTATAGCAAAAATTGTCTGGATGGTTAATGCAGCTCCACCCACTCATCtttagaagaaaacagacttatAGACTTACTAgcaaaataagaaaacagtACTGTCAACAATAAGCTTGCACTTGACTCATCTTGCATTATATATaggcttagcaactactgacaTCAGCTCACTGACCTGCTCAGATGTGCCCAGACGCTGCAGGAACATGCTGCTGTCATGATGTGTTATAAACCAGGCGCTGGAAGCCATGATGCAGGTAATGGTGCATCAAATATAATGTTGCCATACATCAGTACCCGGGCCCATTTACAACGTAGTCGCCAAACTGTACTTGGCCTATAACTTAACATCTGATTTAGCATCAGCGcactgtattttatgtaaagaacatgttttattccAAGTAGCAAAATCTTTGTTGTCCTGTGTTATAAGACCACAGTAGCTTCTTTAGATGCAAGAAAATATTGGATTTGTTTACTGGAAATTTCTGTTAGCAGTTATTTACAAATTTGGACTTTAGCTGCATGTACAGATATAGATATCATACAAAATTTAGATATTAAAGGaatttaaactgaaaataaagaacATGAGAAAAGCCTACTTGCTCATGATATATTAGCTTTCCTTGGAAACCCACAAACCTCTCGTCTGAAGTTGACCACTCTTATATTGAAGTTCTCATCTATATCAGACTACTCCATCAACTGTAGTAAATCAACAGTTTAACGTCTGAATTGTGTGTGAGCGCGTGTGTAAGTGGGTAAAAGATGGAGGATAGTGTGAGAATCCTAGACTCCAATGTGAATAAAAGATGTTATATTGAGTATAATGTGATTGACAAACAGAGTCATAAATCAGAAGGGTTTGGCTGATGCTGATGGCTGGCCTATGGTGGGGTTGATTGCCCATTGCCTCTGGTTCTCTGAGACTCTCACCCTTTGGCCGTGGACACTTGATCTGGGCCTTGATGTGTGGCCTTGGGTCTTTAGTACTGTAGATGGTGCAGGACTTCCGAGTCTTTCTATGTCTGTCTCTGGCTAATGGAGAATGTTATTATGGCTTCTCACCATTGTTATCAAACATGTTTCATGACAAACATgcatgcacagaaacacacccacacactgtatgtgtttttcacatttttctattcctctctttcttgctgggttttttgtttgtttttttgcatttttcttcttacaggtgcagcagttggcAACCCTGCTACTATTACCTTCTACTTGTGCTCCTTTTATTATATTCTctctcctgttttcttttttcctttctctcttgtttttccCTCTTTCCTTCCTGTCCGCATTAAATGTGTAATATAGCAATGTTAATGTGAAATGATAATAacagaaatgaatgaatgaacagaaaaacgataaagaaaaacatgaccAAGAGGTGCCTATAAAGAATTTATAGAGTTCTTCTTGGAAAAGCAAATATGTTTGGTACTACAGTGCACTCACAacataattctgatggcagtaACTGGTGGAcaggacagacaaaaaaaaaaaaaaagccacaccaGTACCATAGATTAATGTCAGTAACAGGGCCTGTAAGtgtaaaagtttttttgttttttgttttagaaaGACGGGAGGTTTCTTGTCTTGACATTTATAGTTAAACATCGTTAGAATATCCTGGGATCTTGAAGGTCTTCTGGAATCCTCACCATGTGTTGATCAACTGGAAATGTTACTCATCTCAACTCACAACATTTCCAGACATTgggtacacacatgcacacagaagtAATCCACACAGAGACCAGACTAAGAGAAGTGAACTTGACACAGGCACTGGAGATAAACAGATATGGAAATTGACTAAAGAGACAAAGGGACTCAAGATGTAAGAAACCCACAGAGAGACCAGACAAATACGGAGACAGACACGGTAACAAAACATGGAGATGCTGATGTTAGACCGAGGTGAGACTGGACAGACTGGACATGCAACGAATAAAGGAAACAAGAAGACAAGAACTATAGATGTCAAGCTTATAAGGACTAGgaaataacattttataaaaCTAGAACATAAATTATTTCATACTTTCACAGACATTACTAATAAGTTCAGAACAAAagtcaaaatactgggtcaaagACCAAGGACCATGACAACAAAATGTGCACATTTATTGGCAGCTGGCTTTACTGTACAGTGGACACATTTGCGAGCCAAaccttattttcttcaaaatATACGGCAACTATATTTTTGCTTAGTTTTTCGAAAAAAAAGACAGTACCTAAATTTAAGATTTGGGCCCATTTCCTGGAATTATGTTCAACAAACTTTGAGTTTAGAAATAAACTCTGACTGGAATAACTCTGAGAATTAGCTACTCCCTCCGTCATCTATGCTCTCTCAAACTCTTTAGTGCAACTTCAGTAGAAATCTTTGAGAAACAACCATCAAGAAAGGAAAAGACAGAAGAGAGCTGATGAAGAAAAGCAGACAACATTTAAACTGAGCTTAAGCTGAAACAGTAGAGTGACTTCTCAGAGAGGAACAGGACCaggttaatgtttgtttgtccTCAATGCACGTGCTGCAGATTATTGTAGAGTGGTTAAAAGTGTGTCTGTGAAGCAGCCCTGCTTTTGGTTGTCATGGTTTTGGAGAATTAGGACCCAGAATTCAGACTCCAGGagaatttttaaagaaaacaaaaaccaacctTTATTTAGCTGCCTGTCCAAGAGGCTGGAGAAATCAGAATTCAAAAGTAATCCAAGGCAAGTAACATGTGAGTAGTGATGCTTAGTGGTGGGCCGCACTGTGACGAGGCTTCAGAGCGTGTATTGAGAAATCCATGAAGTCTTCTAAGAAGAGCATATCGAGACCTGCTTTCTTCAGAATGAGTGACATCATTGATGACATCTAAAGCCTTGCTATTTCAGAGAGAAGTTCGAGTGTTGATGTGTTTTTTGGATATGTGTTTTAAAGTTGTTTTCTTGAGCAGCTTGGATTGACATATCAAAGCTATCATGGTTGTTTTTGATTGGCTTAGCCACTAGGCTAAAAGTAAACTCTTATGCAAGCTGGTTCAGGATGTCCTGGTTTTATTATTAACTTTCTTTGGTCCAGATATTAAACAGAGCAGACATTATGTCCCAGAACAGGTACAGGCACAACTTGTTTCTGGAACACAAACCGCGAAGTCCaaaacagcagctctgtttCTTCAACATTAAGACCTTTACTGGGAAAAGCGAATGGGAATCAAACCACCTGATTAACAAACTCCGACTTGAAGAAAAAGCAAACTCTGTAGCTGCTCCATCTACTTCTGTTGGTTTTACACTGGGAAAAGACTTAAGTCTCCAaaatatgcagatgaactgTTAACTTAGTCTGATACTATAGGAGGAGGGATATTAGACCCCTTCTGTCAAAATATTCATGAGCTTTTTGAGTGTTAGGTTCTATGAATTATTCATGAGCTCAGgaagtaattaaattatgatcataattaaattatgatcataattaaattatgatattcataaaaattatgattttcataaaaatatgatattcatccaaaatatgctagttcattgcttttcttcccccaaaaataagaactaattgcttattttagaaaagtttttatatcaaatagcattcttttatttttttaatccaataaaaactttttccttttttccttaaagaaacgccatctggtggtgggtcagcgTATGACAGCGCATGAGTGCACAGGGCGCGCACGAGCGCGCCTGACTCGGGACCGTGCTTCTGTGGGGGCTccgtgtttgtgtatttaaaatgtgttaaaccagtataaatgtgcttagttaaacttgtgcttttgtaacgttcagtatggccagacatacagggtgcatgccttgtgggaaaagtttatttcaatttatatgcatttgtttaatccaaacaaagaaatttaaaatcaaagtcCGAGTCGCAAAAAACTCTCGCGATCATAAACGCACCGCGGCTCCCAGCGGCttacagcaaaaaacaaacaacaaaaaaaaacctcctgaaaaacaaaacaaaacaaaaaaccctcgcgttttttctccaaaaccccTAGAAATAACCTGTAGGCACCCTCCTATCCCCAAGCCTTATACTCGATAACAGGGCAAATCCTGAAACAAAAgccttagtcttttttttttcctcaaaaacAGCCCTATCACTAGCTCCGTGTCTAAGTTCTTACTCATGATCCTTAGGCACATAACCGCCAAtcctcctgaaaaaaaaaaaaaaaaacctccgcGGTTTCTCTCcaaaaatacgcaaaacaaaaaacccctagAAATAACCTGTAGGGAACCCCCGTATACCCAAAACCTTATATTCGATAACAGGGCaaatcctgaaaccaaatccttagtctttttttctcaaatcCCGCTCAGAGTCTAAGTTCTCCCTTCGCTCTGAGCCGCACCGGCCCGCAACCAGAGCattctctttttccttcttgttcgTTCCCGGCTCATCCCGAATGCTGCTTACCTCGTTTGAAATTTGCGCGGAGATCCACTCCGCCTCCCAGGTGCCCGCTGCCAATCACATAACAAAAAAGGGGCGGCTCCATTCGCACCCCGCTCACCCAATCGCGCTCAGCTTGGATTTTCACGATCCCCCCGCTCAGGTTAAGACTGGCGTCCTCTCTCACAAGCCGTCTGACTTCCGACGCGTGGACAACTACCTCCACTCAGACTGAATCCACAAATAATACCCCGGTCTCCAGACCACTTCAACAGCTGCCTCCACTCAGAGCGAATCCACAATATTACCCCGGTCTCCAGACGACTTCGAAAATTTGCGGCACTTTTACCTGGGTGCATATCAATCGGTAAGTGTTACTcttgctttcctttttttaaccattttctcTCAATAAGCTTTTCAAAGCCATCCAGAAAATAGGTAGTctaacacctgtaatacactttaaaatatatatatatataagctcCCAGTTTATCACTCAGAGCTTGAGTACACTAGCAGCGATCATGTCCTCCTCAGGTACCTCTTTTTTCTTACTCTTGTTCATATAATGcttatattttactgtatttcctgtttgtttaaatacttattatttctttttagaCTCTGAAATAAGCCTGCTTGATTCTTCTCTTTTGGATCATCTCGATCAAATCGGTAGGTCTGCTTCATTCTTCTTATCCCTCTTAACAGTTAATtgtacaagaaaaacaaaaacagtaaccCTCTTTTTAACTTATCAAACTTTTTCAGACATATCGGATTTGGATAACTATGTTTTTTCGAGTTCACCTAGTTCTTCGCCCAGTTCTTCACCACCACCGGTTTTAGAGCGAGCTACAGGCAAGAACATCCGTCTCTCGACCCGCGAGAGACAGGCTTTGCTTTCTGCAAGGGCTTGCCCAGCTTCATCCACCTCTGCCGGCGCTTCAGCTCCACCGTGCCCCGGGGGGAAAAACCTGAATCTAACCGCCCGGGAGAGGGAACAACTGTTCGCGGCACACGCTCCCAGTCCTGGCTTCGGAGCTTCAGCTCCCCAGCGTGCCTCGGGGAAAAACCTGAATCTAACCGCCCGGGAGAGGGAACAACTGTTCGCGGCACATGCTCCCAGTCCCGGCTTGAGCTTCAGCTCCCAGCGTGCCTCGGGAAAAACCTGAATCTAACCGCCGGGAGAGGGAACAACTGTTCATGCACACGCTCCCAGTCCCGGCTTCAGAGCTTCTCCTCCTGCATCGGGGCCAAGACATCCACAGCCCCTGCCTCGGAGATCCAATCTAGGTCAGTCACTCTcgctttttctctcattttataAAAACTATCTCCTTTTCTATTAAACATCACTAACTAATTTCTATCTTACCCCTCAATTTCTTAGGGCATCTCAGAAGGAGGCGTAGGAGGACCATTAGGCCACTCAGGACAAGGCAAACACGCAGACAGCGAAACCAGCTCGCCTCCATCGCTCTTGAGCTGTATCACTGTTCGCTGAATTAGTACAACTCATCTTATAataaggttttattttattttattgtttttattttttatttttctatttctttaaaaaaaaaaaaatatatcgtTAGCTTGATAGCATAATTGCCTaagtcatttttttgtgttttcggaaaacaagaaaaaactaaTTTTCTAAATATCACATGCATATTTTTAATTGATATTTTCACAGAACATTTAAGTATATGTGAGGAAAAGTATGGAAAAGAACAAAACCCAACATCATTTCTTTTGTCTAATAAAAGTGACTTAGGCAGATTATGCCTATGACTTAGGCAGTTTTTCTTCAAACTATAAAATGAACATGACATACTATAATGTAACcataacacactgtaacttttCAATTTTAATCACAAAATGGCAGCTAGAGTAAGGAGACTTACTCACTTCACCTCACCCACCCATTAATTTGCAGAGGAGGCCTGTAGGCTCATAAAAGAGGTGTgcgtgtgtctatgtgtgtttgtatctgtctgtgtgtgtttgtctctcacttctctctctttctcttcgtgtgcgggtgtgtgtgtgtgcatgtgtgtgtgtgtgtgtgtgtgtgtgtgtgtgtgtgtgtgtgtgtgtgtgtgcgtgcgtgtgtgtgtgtactattTGGTAGGCTATGTATACTACTGATGAGGAAGATCATCATAGTACTTGTGGGCCACTCTTGGTAGTACATTTTCATTGACTGTAAGTCACTGTATTTCCTCAGGGTGATGGGCAACTGAGCAGGAAAGAGTGGGATCCACTTGAATGGCTTGTTGTCGGGTATGCTGATGCGCCGAGGCAGGTCTTCCCAGTCAGATTCAAAATCCAGCTTGTACCTGATCCGTCCATCAGTCAAGTACTGCAAAGCCCGGAGGTCATGGACTGTGGGGTCCCCAACTTTTTGCCGGGTCGAATATTGGTGACATAGGTGCCAGATAACTTCATGAAGTCATTGTGGTATAGTTGAGTCACCCTGTATGGGGATGGATTAATGCGTGCAGCCTCAAAGATGACAACGTAATCTCGTGGAGTGTAAACGTCTTGCACAATGCGCCGTTCAATTAGACTGTGCATGGAGTCACACTCCATCTGTGTGTGGCCTGCAACTAGAAATTTCTGCTCAATGCTGACACCATGCTTCATGGCCAGGTAAAGGTAGGCGTTGCTGATGGTAGCACACCGGTTCTGATACCCGCAGCCATCACTCCAGACAATGACTTTCTCAATGTTTCTGTTGGCCTGTAGGACAGACTCAAAGTGGTTGGACTGCAGATGTGCAAAAAACCTCACTGCTGAGGGAGCCTTCATGTTCTTCCCAAGCATAACAGTACCCATCTCTGTTGTTCATGTTGAAGCAGGTAAAGTTGTGCATCTGTAATTTAGTTTTGTAGTACATTGTACTTGCTTTTGTCTGGGGGCAAAGAAGAGCAGCGTTGAAGGTCCATTGTCCACACTGAAAGTGTGTCACTGGATTCATTTTTGTCTGCAGCCTTTTCAGCTTGAGCCTGACTCTTCAATCTCAAGTGTGTAGCAAGAGCATCCTCATCTGTATTTCCTACCTTGGCGCTTACACAGATGTCACATTGGTCTTTTTGGAATGAACACAGAGTAATCCTGCTCTCCAAAACCTTCCGAAAGTATGTCTCACTCACAGCACGCTTTCCATTCTCATTGGCAGCATTCTGGTATTCCTTGTGAAGCTCTCTCAAAACTGTTCCTGGCTCCAGGAACTTCTTGTTCTGATAAGAGGAACCTGGCGGCAGTAATGGGATGGGACTGTAGGTATTCCAGAGAGCCACTCTTTCAGGAAGGCCTGGTCTCCATCTGATATTGGCATATGAGGACCAGTCTTGTTGATCTTGGGGTTGGGCTGGGTATGAGTGTTGGGTTTCATGCCTGCAGTTAACCATGATCCAATGGTTCTCAGGGCAAT
This window harbors:
- the LOC116327569 gene encoding cytochrome P450 4F3-like; the protein is MALQHSVLSPVFTCLCSLMYIFSTGLVVVVAVLTVRHIWYSRRLSCFSKPQTRSWLLGHLGKIRNTEEGLQQMDDLVKTYKHSCFWFLGPFYHLVRLFHPDYVKPLLMVPASMTVKKGLIYNHLQPWLGHSVLISNSEVWSRKRRLLTPAFHFDVLKNYITIFNSSSKIMHDKWCRLVAEGKTNLEMFDHVSLMTLDSLLKCAFSYDSNCQESPSEYVSAIVQLCDLVAQRQHNILHHWDWIYWKTQQGKLFKQTLNIVHRFSRDVVQKRRALHKKQREIITQSVAPTSQRRKDFVDILLLTRDEDGRGLTDEEIQAEANTFMFAGHDTTASAICWMLYNLARHEHYQEKCRQEVMDLMEGRDGQEIKWEDLSNLPFTTMCIKESLRLHTPVQAVSRSYTQDMVLPGNRTVPAGTVCLVSIYGTHHNPIVWTNPNEFDPHRFDPGNKMSQASHAFIPFSSGPRNCIGQKFAMTELQVVVALTLLRFRLTPGVNPELGSSRVRRLPQIVLRAEGGLWLQLEPLNTLRLNKQSEE